One genomic region from Syntrophobacterales bacterium encodes:
- a CDS encoding type II toxin-antitoxin system HicB family antitoxin, whose protein sequence is LEACSAFGQTPDKALQEVQKAKELWLQAARAEKKPIPPPKYRPVIYQAAGRMKNGPDAQFR, encoded by the coding sequence ATTTGGAGGCATGTTCTGCGTTTGGCCAGACTCCTGACAAGGCTCTTCAAGAGGTTCAAAAAGCCAAAGAGCTTTGGTTGCAGGCTGCCCGGGCTGAGAAAAAACCGATTCCTCCTCCAAAGTACCGACCGGTTATCTATCAAGCCGCAGGCCGGATGAAGAATGGTCCGGACGCTCAATTCCGCTGA